Proteins encoded together in one Porites lutea chromosome 2, jaPorLute2.1, whole genome shotgun sequence window:
- the LOC140928087 gene encoding uncharacterized protein, translating to MRAWGRGALPINKMDWLCWVSQLGYTQLCVVHGTVSLRGKKDGEGELQLWFRAMFNDCRILYASRIAGHDEMFVIMPETTMKATKDTVTIKELKDWWGHEGQTVQLKDADPNELQLFIEKMPVPIKEKKQNLRKANSPRRTSEIESQWRDFQRREENFQRQKREMQQREQDLQRKLRVVKERYQDSQSQLTDIEQHEQNMQRLLRELQEREKNSQRQLMEFQQREQNMQRLLRELQEREKNSQRQLREFQQREENSQRQLTEFQQREENSQRQLVELQRQLREIGQQLTNCRGEVSELQLSLSTAQETINQLRNQETRDWVIPRDEIQITEKYLGRGGWGIVNKGTYCGCTVAVKQIHELILSPHNINLFEREMNIASKCRHPHLLQFIGATKDEGTPLFVTELMEKSLRTLLEQRQLPETEIAPISLDVARALNYLHRKKPEPIIHRDVSSANVLLWRQGDQWRAKVSDYGTANFIQQTMTVAPGAMIYSAPEALTSNQTVKVDVYSFGALLCEMCIRELPDPSKREEQVVLVTNGVFRGLVRRCLHRDPGPRPTVQEIIDELKDADVSS from the exons ATGAGAGCCTGGGGACGAGGTGCacttccaataaacaaaatggattgGCTCTGTTGGGTCAGTCAGTTGGGCTATACACAGCTTTGTGTTGTACATGGAACCGTCTCATTGCGCGGTAAGAAGGATGGAGAAGGAGAGCTACAACTTTGGTTTCGTGCGATGTTCAACGATTGCCGCATTTTATATGCCAGTAGGATAGCGGGGCATGACGAGATG tttgtAATTATGCCTGAAACTACAATGAAGGCCACCAAGGATACAGTTACAATTAAAGAGCTAAAAGACTGGTGGGGTCACGAAGGACAAACTGTTCAACTAAAAGATGCTGATCCAAATGAGCTTCagctttttattgaaaaaatgccCGTCCCAATCAAAG aaaaaaaacaaaatctacGCAAAGCAAATTCGCCAAGGCGAACCTCAGAAATAGAAAGTCAGTGGAGGGATTTTCAGCGACGTGAGGAAAACTTCCAGAGACAGAAACGGGAGATGCAGCAACGCGAGCAGGATTTACAAAGGAAACTCAGAGTGGTTAAAGAACGGTATCAGGACTCTCAAAGCCAGCTAACGGATATTGAGCAACATGAACAAAATATGCAGCGGCTGTTGAGAGAACTTCaggaacgagaaaaaaattctcaaaggcAACTGATGGAGTTTCAACAACGTGAACAAAATATGCAGCGGTTGTTGAGAGAGCTtcaggaaagagaaaaaaattctcaaaggcAGCTGAGGGAGTTTCAACAACGTGAAGAAAATTCTCAGAGGCAGCTGACGGAGTTTCAACAACGCGAAGAAAATTCCCAGAGGCAGCTGGTGGAGTTGCAGCGGCAACTGAGGGAGATAGGACAGCAGTTGACCAATTGCCGAGGAGAAGTTTCTGAACTACAGTTAAGTCTTTCAACAGCACAGGAAACAATAAATCAATTGCGGAACCAGGAAACACGTGACTGGGTTATTCCCCGGGACGAAATTCAAATAACAGAGAAATACCTTGGGAGGGGAGGATGGGGAATTGTCAATAAGGGAACGTATTGTGGCTGTACTGTAGCAGTGAAACAGATCCATGAGTTGATTCTTTCTCCTCATAACATAAATCTGTTTGAAAGAGAAATGAATATCGCTTCTAAATGCCGCCATCCTCACTTACTACAGTTTATCGGCGCTACGAAAGATGAGGGAACTCCTCTGTTTGTGACCGAGCTGATGGAGAAAAGTCTGCGCACTTTGTTGGAGCAGCGGCAACTCCCCGAGACAGAAATAGCCCCCATTTCTCTGGATGTAGCACGTGCCCTGAACTACCTTCATCGAAAGAAACCAGAGCCTATCATTCACCGTGACGTCAGCAGTGCGAATGTGTTGCTATGGCGACAGGGTGACCAATGGAGAGCCAAAGTGTCTGATTACGGCACTGCTAATTTTATACAGCAGACCATGACAGTGGCTCCTGGAGCTATGATTTACAGTGCACCTGAAGCACTTACATCAAACCAAACAGTCAag GTTGATGTCTACAGCTTTGGTGCTCTTCTTTGTGAAATGTGCATCCGGGAACTTCCAGATCCTAGTAAGCGTGAAGAACAAGTCGTGCTTGTAACGAACGGTGTGTTTCGCGGCCTGGTACGGCGATGCCTGCATAGAGATCCTGGGCCGAGACCAACCGTGCAGGAGATAATCGATGAACTGAAAGATGCCGATGTATCATCTTAA